From a region of the Alnus glutinosa chromosome 1, dhAlnGlut1.1, whole genome shotgun sequence genome:
- the LOC133876937 gene encoding protein BCCIP homolog isoform X2: MPRRPTRHRHLLKPRPVTFSSFSRSVAQLASSYMAKRQMQDSKLHTESSSKSAGNRVFKHTLEEKSKQSESSSEDEFEGVVQADFAFFDPKPNDFHGVKTLLQTYLDNKQWDLSGFVDLILGQTTVGTVVKVEGDEDDGVFSVVTALNLQRYKDHKCIVEFKEFLLKACQGEDVVDDLRSVLGEQAQNVGLLVSQRVVNLPPQLLPPLYDALFDEVSWATEDEPTEKLRNSFRFKFYILVGKIYKHKNSDPRKNLSNDSDEAIIYTKPEDEIFHRISLWSFSFPLHTQQPSTQELRNYRFMGLVMAVEADKISTFRQELKSLINES; the protein is encoded by the exons ATGCCCCGAAGGCCGACAAGGCACCGCCATTTGTTGAAACCTCGGCCTGTGACCTTCTCCTCTTTTTCTCGTTCCGTTGCTCAATTAGCCTCTTCTTACATGGCCAAGCGTCAAATGCAAGACTCCAAACTACACACAGAATCTTCCTCAAAATCCGCAG GTAATAGAGTGTTTAAGCATACTTTGGAAGAGAAGAGTAAACAGTCTGAGTCTTCTAGTGAAGACGAGTTTGaa GGAGTGGTTCAAGCAGATTTTGCATTCTTCGATCCAAAACCCAACGATTTTCATGGAGTGAAAACCTTGCTGCAAACCTACCTTGATAATAAGCAATGGGATTTGAGTGGTTTTGTTGACTTGATATTGGGGCAGACGACGGTGGGGACTGTTGTTAAGGTAGAGGGTGACGAAGATGATGGAGTTTTTTCTGTCGTGACTGCTCTAAACTTGCAAAGATACAAG GACCATAAATGCATTGTGGAGTTCAAGGAGTTCCTCCTTAAAGCATGCCAGGGGGAGGATGTAGTGGATGACTTGAGATCAGTTTTGGGAGAGCAAGCACAGAATGTGGGTCTCCTGGTTTCTCAGCGTGTGGTGAATCTTCCACCCCAGCTTTTGCCACCCCTTTATGATGCCCTCTTTGATGAAGTCTCATGGGCCACAGAAGATGAG CCCACAGAAAAGCTCAGGAATTCCTTCCGCTTCAAGTTTTATATTCTAGTCGGTAAAATTTACAAG CACAAGAACTCAGATCCGAGAAAGAATCTGAGCAATGACAGTGACGAGGCAATAATATATACAAAGCCAGAAGATGAAATTTTTCACAGG ATTAGCTTGTGGTCCTTCAGCTTTCCTTTGCACACTCAGCAGCCCTCAACTCAAGAG CTAAGAAATTATCGGTTCATGGGTTTAGTCATGGCTGTTGAAGCAGACAAAATTTCTACATTCCGACAAGAGTTGAAGTCTTTGATAAATGAATCCTGA
- the LOC133876937 gene encoding protein BCCIP homolog isoform X1, which yields MPRRPTRHRHLLKPRPVTFSSFSRSVAQLASSYMAKRQMQDSKLHTESSSKSAGNRVFKHTLEEKSKQSESSSEDEFEGVVQADFAFFDPKPNDFHGVKTLLQTYLDNKQWDLSGFVDLILGQTTVGTVVKVEGDEDDGVFSVVTALNLQRYKDHKCIVEFKEFLLKACQGEDVVDDLRSVLGEQAQNVGLLVSQRVVNLPPQLLPPLYDALFDEVSWATEDEPTEKLRNSFRFKFYILVGKIYKHKNSDPRKNLSNDSDEAIIYTKPEDEIFHRISLWSFSFPLHTQQPSTQESGHKCFQLFLIVVTQRQWTKMHIFFFFFGFNRILQSILVYLFHLFISLSLSLSPLWFLFK from the exons ATGCCCCGAAGGCCGACAAGGCACCGCCATTTGTTGAAACCTCGGCCTGTGACCTTCTCCTCTTTTTCTCGTTCCGTTGCTCAATTAGCCTCTTCTTACATGGCCAAGCGTCAAATGCAAGACTCCAAACTACACACAGAATCTTCCTCAAAATCCGCAG GTAATAGAGTGTTTAAGCATACTTTGGAAGAGAAGAGTAAACAGTCTGAGTCTTCTAGTGAAGACGAGTTTGaa GGAGTGGTTCAAGCAGATTTTGCATTCTTCGATCCAAAACCCAACGATTTTCATGGAGTGAAAACCTTGCTGCAAACCTACCTTGATAATAAGCAATGGGATTTGAGTGGTTTTGTTGACTTGATATTGGGGCAGACGACGGTGGGGACTGTTGTTAAGGTAGAGGGTGACGAAGATGATGGAGTTTTTTCTGTCGTGACTGCTCTAAACTTGCAAAGATACAAG GACCATAAATGCATTGTGGAGTTCAAGGAGTTCCTCCTTAAAGCATGCCAGGGGGAGGATGTAGTGGATGACTTGAGATCAGTTTTGGGAGAGCAAGCACAGAATGTGGGTCTCCTGGTTTCTCAGCGTGTGGTGAATCTTCCACCCCAGCTTTTGCCACCCCTTTATGATGCCCTCTTTGATGAAGTCTCATGGGCCACAGAAGATGAG CCCACAGAAAAGCTCAGGAATTCCTTCCGCTTCAAGTTTTATATTCTAGTCGGTAAAATTTACAAG CACAAGAACTCAGATCCGAGAAAGAATCTGAGCAATGACAGTGACGAGGCAATAATATATACAAAGCCAGAAGATGAAATTTTTCACAGG ATTAGCTTGTGGTCCTTCAGCTTTCCTTTGCACACTCAGCAGCCCTCAACTCAAGAG AGTGGGCACAAATGTTTTCAACTCTTCTTGATCGTAGTGACACAACGCCAATGGACCAagatgcatatttttttttttttttttggttttaacaGAATCTTGCAAAGTATACTTGTATACTTGTTCCatctttttatttctctctctctctctctctctcccctttgGTTTTTGTTCAAATAG
- the LOC133876937 gene encoding protein BCCIP homolog isoform X3, which translates to MGIPSVPVKGVVQADFAFFDPKPNDFHGVKTLLQTYLDNKQWDLSGFVDLILGQTTVGTVVKVEGDEDDGVFSVVTALNLQRYKDHKCIVEFKEFLLKACQGEDVVDDLRSVLGEQAQNVGLLVSQRVVNLPPQLLPPLYDALFDEVSWATEDEPTEKLRNSFRFKFYILVGKIYKHKNSDPRKNLSNDSDEAIIYTKPEDEIFHRISLWSFSFPLHTQQPSTQESGHKCFQLFLIVVTQRQWTKMHIFFFFFGFNRILQSILVYLFHLFISLSLSLSPLWFLFK; encoded by the exons ATGGGAATTCCATCTGTACCTGTGAAGGGAGTGGTTCAAGCAGATTTTGCATTCTTCGATCCAAAACCCAACGATTTTCATGGAGTGAAAACCTTGCTGCAAACCTACCTTGATAATAAGCAATGGGATTTGAGTGGTTTTGTTGACTTGATATTGGGGCAGACGACGGTGGGGACTGTTGTTAAGGTAGAGGGTGACGAAGATGATGGAGTTTTTTCTGTCGTGACTGCTCTAAACTTGCAAAGATACAAG GACCATAAATGCATTGTGGAGTTCAAGGAGTTCCTCCTTAAAGCATGCCAGGGGGAGGATGTAGTGGATGACTTGAGATCAGTTTTGGGAGAGCAAGCACAGAATGTGGGTCTCCTGGTTTCTCAGCGTGTGGTGAATCTTCCACCCCAGCTTTTGCCACCCCTTTATGATGCCCTCTTTGATGAAGTCTCATGGGCCACAGAAGATGAG CCCACAGAAAAGCTCAGGAATTCCTTCCGCTTCAAGTTTTATATTCTAGTCGGTAAAATTTACAAG CACAAGAACTCAGATCCGAGAAAGAATCTGAGCAATGACAGTGACGAGGCAATAATATATACAAAGCCAGAAGATGAAATTTTTCACAGG ATTAGCTTGTGGTCCTTCAGCTTTCCTTTGCACACTCAGCAGCCCTCAACTCAAGAG AGTGGGCACAAATGTTTTCAACTCTTCTTGATCGTAGTGACACAACGCCAATGGACCAagatgcatatttttttttttttttttggttttaacaGAATCTTGCAAAGTATACTTGTATACTTGTTCCatctttttatttctctctctctctctctctctcccctttgGTTTTTGTTCAAATAG